From one Halosimplex rubrum genomic stretch:
- a CDS encoding oxidoreductase: protein MSNWTAADVPDLSGQTIVVTGANSGLGFEATRVFVRKGATVVMACRSTDRGERAAADIRRREGFPADETALDVRECDLGDLASVESFADGLLADYEGIHVLCNNAGVMAVPRSETADGFETQFGVNHLGHFALTAHLVERIVETPGETRVVTHSSGAHQGGEIDFDDLHHEESYGKWEAYGQSKLANLLFAYELQRRLSAAGIDDTTSAACHPGYADTSLQARGPREEGSTVKLYAMRAANAVLGQSAEMGALPLAYAATAPGVDGGSYIGPGGLFDMRGHPEPQRSNDRSYDADLAERLWTVSEDLTGVAYDFDALASETAEDASDGAASAAD, encoded by the coding sequence ATGAGCAACTGGACCGCCGCCGACGTGCCGGACCTATCGGGGCAGACGATCGTCGTCACCGGGGCCAACAGCGGCCTCGGCTTCGAGGCGACCCGCGTGTTCGTCCGGAAGGGCGCGACCGTCGTGATGGCCTGTCGCAGCACCGACCGCGGCGAGCGGGCGGCCGCCGATATCCGCCGGCGCGAGGGGTTCCCCGCCGACGAGACCGCCCTCGACGTGCGCGAGTGCGATCTGGGCGACCTCGCGTCGGTCGAGTCGTTCGCCGACGGCCTGCTGGCCGACTACGAGGGGATCCACGTCCTCTGCAACAACGCCGGCGTGATGGCGGTCCCCCGGTCGGAGACCGCCGACGGCTTCGAGACGCAGTTCGGCGTCAACCACCTCGGCCACTTCGCGCTGACGGCCCACCTCGTAGAGCGGATCGTCGAGACGCCGGGCGAGACGCGGGTCGTCACCCACTCCAGCGGCGCCCACCAGGGCGGGGAGATCGACTTCGACGACCTCCACCACGAGGAGTCGTACGGCAAGTGGGAGGCCTACGGCCAGTCGAAGCTCGCGAACCTCCTCTTTGCCTACGAACTCCAGCGTCGGCTCTCGGCGGCCGGTATCGACGACACGACATCGGCGGCCTGTCACCCCGGCTACGCCGACACCTCGCTGCAGGCTCGCGGCCCGAGAGAGGAGGGGTCGACGGTGAAGCTGTACGCGATGCGGGCGGCCAACGCCGTCCTCGGCCAGTCCGCCGAGATGGGCGCGCTCCCGCTGGCCTACGCCGCGACCGCGCCCGGCGTCGACGGCGGCTCGTACATCGGTCCCGGCGGCCTGTTCGACATGCGCGGCCACCCCGAGCCCCAGCGCTCGAACGACCGCTCCTACGACGCGGACCTCGCCGAGCGGCTGTGGACCGTCTCCGAGGACCTGACCGGCGTCGCCTACGACTTCGACGCGCTGGCGTCGGAGACCGCCGAAGACGCGAGCGACGGGGCCGCGAGCGCCGCGGACTGA